The Bacillota bacterium DNA window CCGCTGTTGCCTGCCGGGCGCGATCTGGCAAGCCGCTATGGTTCAGCATGACGGGGCACGAACAGTGCTTGGTCCCTTTCGTTTGCAAGGAAGGGAAGCGTGTGGGACCTGGGCTCTGTTGCATTGTTGAACAACAGAGAGGGGTAAGCGCACAGGCTGATAACATCGCAACCAAGAGGATCGGAGAGTGACTCTGATGGTGCTTCGCGTTGTCCCAGTCATCAACCCGTATGTGCGGACCCTGTGCCGACGCCCGTATCCCGGCCATCCGAAGGGTTGCCCCAACTATGCCAAGAAAAAGACGTGTCCTCCCGGGGCCCCGATGTTCGAGACGAGGTTCGACATGACTCAACCTGTGTACGCGGTGATCAATCGTTATGATCTGGCGTCCCACACAAAGCGCATGAAGGAAAGACACCCTGACTGGTCGCCCCGGCAGTTGGCGTGCTGTTTGTACTGGCAGCCTCTGGCGCGGCGACAGCTCATGGCGCTCATTGAGGACTTCCTTCGGAAAAACCCGGGCTACTCGGTGACGGTAACTCCAGAGGCAATGGGGATCGATGTCGCCACCACGTTGGCCCGCGCCGGTCTCAGGCTGCCATGGCCGC harbors:
- a CDS encoding DUF2284 domain-containing protein; protein product: MTLMVLRVVPVINPYVRTLCRRPYPGHPKGCPNYAKKKTCPPGAPMFETRFDMTQPVYAVINRYDLASHTKRMKERHPDWSPRQLACCLYWQPLARRQLMALIEDFLRKNPGYSVTVTPEAMGIDVATTLARAGLRLPWPPVTEAYQVAIAGARLPRRREDPCCEVAVPTVRKYRGVREYRDGDSGV